The following DNA comes from Candidatus Palauibacter australiensis.
TAGTCCACTCCCGACGCCGCCTCGACGATCCCGTGCTGGAGGTTGTGCGCGTGCGAGGAGTACAGCCACCCGGAGTCCGTGTCGTAGGCGAGGGGGTCGTCGCGCCACAGCTCCGTCGCCTCCTCGAAGGTGTCGTAGTGCCGCAAGCGGAGCAGGTCGTGGGGGCCGAATTCGACCCCGTCGTAGTGCCGGATTCCGGAGGTGTGCGTGAGGATGTGGCGCACCGTGATCGGGAACTCCCGCTCGGGATACCAGGGCATGTACGTCTGGAGCGTCGCGTCGAGATCCACCTTCCCCTGCTCGACGAGCTGCATGAGGCCGACCACGGCCAGCACCTTCGACACGGAGCCCACGTTGTGGACCGTCCGGCCGGTGGCGGGCGTGCGGTTGTCCAGTTCGGCGACGCCCACGCCCTCGGAGAAGACGATCTCCCCGTCCACCGCCACCGCGACGGACAGCCCGGGAAGGTCGTTGTCGTTGCGGATCTGCTCCATGTAGTCGAGCAGTCCCTCCCGCGAGAAGCTCTGCGCCTCCAGCGGGGCCGCGGCCTCCGACAGGAAACCGAACGACAGAAGGAGCGACAGCAGCGGCAATCCGTTTCTTCGCGCACGGCTGGCGATCGTCATGTTCCACCTCTCCGTCTGATCCGTCTGAAGACGCGTCGGGCACTCATTTTCGCCCGACCGTCGATTCTCGACTATTCCTCGACTATTCATCGAGGAACGCCACCACGCGGCAGAAGGCGGCTTCCCCTCCCTTGAACTTCCACGGGAAGCACCCGATGGTGAGCCGCCGGTTCTGCAGTTCCGGCTCGGCGATCCGGCCGCCGAGGTTCTCTATGTGCATGCAGTTGTGCGGGAAGAGCGCATTGTGCGTGAGCTGGTAGTGCTCCTCGGGAAACAGT
Coding sequences within:
- a CDS encoding serine hydrolase, coding for MTIASRARRNGLPLLSLLLSFGFLSEAAAPLEAQSFSREGLLDYMEQIRNDNDLPGLSVAVAVDGEIVFSEGVGVAELDNRTPATGRTVHNVGSVSKVLAVVGLMQLVEQGKVDLDATLQTYMPWYPEREFPITVRHILTHTSGIRHYDGVEFGPHDLLRLRHYDTFEEATELWRDDPLAYDTDSGWLYSSHAHNLQHGIVEAASGVDYEEYLKRYVWEPAGMFATQFDVPSRVVQNRGRGYVRGESGRFINAPPEDPSYKYAGGGIISNVEDLVRFAIAINDGRLLAPETVAEMHRPQLEPGIREIDPSSPDGLGDPIAHEQALAWFIRTDPKGRSYPSHTGTVKGTRSFLANFDDYGVAVALQTNALPFDSARYGEAIAQMFLP